The genomic DNA GCCGATGATTTGATTGCGGGACTTCGGGAAGGCCGCTACGACGCGGGCATGACGCTTGAAGGATCGAGCGATCCGTCGCTGAAAAGCCAACCTCTATGGACCGAGAACATGGCCGTCGCCATGCCGTTGCGCTTTCCCTTACTTGACCAGGCGAAGCTCACGATCGCCGAACTGTTGGACTACTCCGTCTTTCGCTGGCCTGCAGAGAATTGCCCTTTGCTGGATCAGCGGCTGCCTTCTCTTCCCGCGGTGAGTCAACAGAACATTCAGCGTGTCTCTTCCTTCGAGATGATCGCGCTATGGGTCGCTGCCGGCTACGGCGTCGGGGTATCCGCGCAATCGCGCATTGAGCATGCGCAGGGATGGGGCATTCACACACGGCCGCTGTCTGACGGACCCTACGAGATCGTGACCCACCTGCAGCGGCCCTGCGGACAAGCCGACGTTGTTTCAGAGCGGTTCGAGCGCAGAGCACTGCAGGTCGCCAAGAATGCTCCAACCTAGTCGAGTGCCAATGTCCTCGTTCTGCGTCTTCAGTTCAAGGTGCTACACGTGCATTAGGCATTCCACTCGCCAAGCAGCAGACATCACTCGCGCTCTATGACACGGAGCAGCGCCGTTCTACGCTTCGACATGGGGCCAAACGCCTTCGTGACCCCTTCAACGGGTTTCCCTGCCTGCAATGAGTCAAGGATGTCAGCCCAGTCCTGCATGATTACCTTGCGGGACTCCACAAACTTCGTGTGATCGTAGGGCGCGCGCGATGAGTCCTTGCTCTTTTTGGAATGAGCGAGTTGAAGATCGACCCGCTTCTCCGGATATCCCAACAGTCCAAGGATCGTCGTTGCGGTCGAGCGGAAGCCATGGGACGAAAACCGTCCGCCATAACCCATGCGCTTGAGTGCTTGATTGAGCGTCGTTGCCGACATCACTTGTCCCGGCTTTCTGTAGCTCGGGAACAATACTTTGCCGCCGCCAGTTAGAGCATGTAGTTCCCTAAGAGCGGCCACCGCCTGCCGTGACAGGGGAACCAGATGGGGGCGTCGCATCTTCATGCGCTCGGACGGAATCGACCACATGGCGTTGTCCAGGTCGAACTCTTCCCAGGAGGCCTTGCGCAGTTCTACGGTGCGCACGTAGGTCAAAGCCATCAGCTTGAGGGCGAGGACTGTCGTCTGGTAACCCCCTTCGTTGTCCACACGATTGAGAAAGTCCGGGATCTCTGCCCATGTCAACGGAGGGTTGTGGCGGACCTGAGGGCGCTTGACCAGTCCCTTGAGCAAGGCGGCAGGATCGTATTCGCAGAGACCTTGGGCAGCCGCATAACTGAAGATTTGCCCACACCACTGGCGGATGAGGATCGCCACAGTCTTCGCGCCACGAGCCGCCACATCCTTGATGATGGGGCGCAGATGTGGAGCCCTGATGCTGCTGATCGGCAACTTGCCAATCCGGGGGAAAACATCCTTCTCAAGGTAGCTGGTGACCTGGTTGGTGTAGTACTCGCTCCAGTGAGCATTGCTGACGATCCACTCCCGAGCAACGGTCTCGAACGTGCGTTCGTATGTGTCGGCCTGGAGGGCGATCGCCGCCTTTTTCTCCACGATGGGGTCGAGGCCCTTCTTGACCAACGCCTTTGCCCGGTCCCGTTCCGCACGGGCTGCCTCCAGCGTGACCTTTGGGTACACCCCGATTGAGTACACCTGTTCAGCGCCGCCCAGCCGGTAGCGGTACCACCAGAGCTTGGAGCCGTTGGGCTGAACGCGCAAAAAGAGGCTGCCTCCGTCCCGGAGTTGGTACACCTTGGGCCTGGGCTGCGCCGTTTCCACTTTGCGCGCCGAGAGAAGATTGAGTGCTGTGAGTGCCATGTGTATAACGCCTCCAGTTTGGCCCGTTACACACTCCATTACACACATGAGCACTGGATTTGTCCAGCTTTCAGAATCGCTCGATGGACGATCAACCCTTTAAAAACATAGACTTAGAGTTGTTCCATGGAGGTTGATAGACGCCAGTAGACCTCAATCGTAGTTATCGACCATCAAAAGTTTCATGGCCTCACCCCTCCTGCGTGGCGGTTGGGCGCAGGCGCGCGAACTCGCGGTGTTCATGGGCGATGTAGGCCTCCATCATGCTGCGGTAGATGGCCTCCATCACGTCGGGCTCGCCGCCCTCGATCTGGGTGCGGGCGCGCACGCGGTCCACGATGGCCTGGATGCGTTCTTCGTCACGCACCTGCGACGCATCCTGCTTGATGCGCGCGGCCTGGGTCATGTAGCCGCCGCGCGTTACCAGCAAAGGCACCAGCACGTCGTCCAGCGCATCGATGTGGCGGCGCACATCGTCCATGGTGGTGCAATGCTGCACGTTGTTGATGGCCTGGGTCATTCCAGCCCCTCCTCGACAAGTTCGGCGGCGCGCATCAGGGCGCGCGCCTTGTGTTCGGTTTCCTTCCACTCCAGCTCGGGCACCGAGTCGGCCACCACACCCGCGGCGGCCTGCACATACAGCGTGCCGTCCTTGATGATGCCGGTGCGGATCGCAATGGCCACGTCCATGTCGCCCGCGTAGCTCAGGTAACCGCAGGCGCCGCCGTACACCCCGCGCTTGACGGGTTCGAGCTGATCGATCAGCTCCATGGCATGCACCTTGGGCGCGCCCGTGAGGGTGCCTGCGGGGAAGGTGGCCTTGAGCACATCCATGCTGGTCATGCCCTCGTTCAGCAGGCCTTCGACGTTGCTCACGATGTGCATCACATGGCTGTAGCGCTCGACCACAAAGGCCTCGGTCACCTTGACCGTGCCCGTCTGGGCGATGCGCCCGATGTCGTTGCGCGCCAGGTCGATCAGCATCACATGCTCGGCCCGCTCCTTGGGGTCGTTGATGAGCTCCACCTCGGCAGCCTTGTCCTTCTCGGGCGTGGCACCGCGCGGGCGCGTGCCGGCCAGCGGCCGGATGGTGACCTTGGTGCCCGCATCGGTCTGCTCCTGGCGCACCAAGATTTCGGGGCTGGCCCCCACCACATGGAAATCGCCGAAATTGTAGAAATACATGTACGGCGAAGGGTTCAGCGAACGCAGCGCGCGGTACAGGCTCAGGGGGCTTTCCGTGTAGCGCTTATGGATGCGCTGGCCCACCTGCACCTGCATGAAATCACCGGCAGCGATGAGCTCTTTCGCACGGCCCACGGCCGCCAGGTAGTCGGCCTTGGCAAAGCTGCGCTGCGCGGGGTGGCTTTCCGTGGCCTTGATCAGGGGGGCGCTCACCGAATACTTGAGCTGGTCCTTGAGCTCGCGCAGGCGCTTTTTGGCCTTGCCATAGGCTTCGGGCTGCGCCGGGTCGGCATAGACGATGAGGTAGAGCTTGCCCGAGAGGTTGTCGATGACCGCCAGCTCCTCGCACTGCAGCAAAAGGATGTCGGGCGTTTCCAGCGCATCGGGCGGGCAGGTGGTTTCGAGCTTCTTCTCGATGTAGCGCACCGTGTCATAACCAAAGTAGCCCGCCAGGCCGCCGCAAAAACGCGGCAGGCCCGGGCGCAAGGCCACCTTGAAGCGCTTCTGGTAGGCCTCGATGAAATCCAGCGGGTTGCCCCGCGCGGTTTCCACCACCTGGCCGTCGGTGACCACCTCGGTGCGCGCATCGGCCCCAAAACCGCTGGCACGCAGCAAGGTGCGCGCGGGTAATCCAATGAAGCTGTAGCGGCCAAACCGCTCGCCGCCCACCACCGATTCCAGCAAAAAGCTGTGCTTGCCGCCATCCTTGCTGTGCGCAAGTTTCAGGTACAGCGAGAGCGGGGTTTCCAGATCCGCAAAGGCTTGCACCATGAGCGGAATGCGGTTGTAGCCTTCGCCGGCCAGGCTTTTGAATTCAAGTTCCGTGATCACGGGGGAGAGCTCCCAGCTGAGGCAGCGCATGGTGCTAAGTGTGCAAAGCGCCGCTGTTCATTCGACAGGCCCCGGCGGGGCCACGGGTGCACGCTGGAGGTTCCAGGTGCCTTCAGGCGTTCAACAAGACAGGCGTGCGCCAGGGCCAGGCTCCCCGGTCGCTGCAACCTGTGATGAACACGTGGTGTATGAACATGGCCAAAGTGTAGCAAAGGTCTGTGGCCCGTTGGGTGGCGCCACGCCCCTGCGCATGGCAAAACCGCGCGAAAACCCTGTGGTAGCAGTGAACGATTCTTGCAAAAATCAGAAACGAACGATCGTTCTGATTCAGGAGTCCTGCATGAATTTCTTCCCTCGATGCGCCCTGTTTGCCGGGGCTCTCGTGTTGGCGACCAGCGCAGTGGCCCAGCCCGTTACCGTGGCCGACGTGAAATACGAAGAAACGAGCGTCGTGAATGGCAGCACTCTCCAACTCAATGGCGCGGGTGTGCGCTACAAGGCCGTCTTCAAGGTCTACACAGCCGGGCTGTACCTCGAAAAGAAGGCATCGACAGCGCAGGAAGTAACGGGCGTGCGCGGCCCCAAGCGCCTGAGTATCACCATGCTGCGCGAGATCGATTCCGCCGAGTTGGGCAAGCTGTTTTCGCGCGGAATGGAAGACAACATGGACCGGGCCGCGTTCTCCAAGCTGATCCCTGGGGTGCTGCGCATGAGCCAGATCTTCTCCGAGCACAAGAAGCTGCAGGCTGGCGAGCAGTTCATGATCGACTGGATTCCCGGCACGGGCACGGTCATCACCGTCAAGGGAAAGCCCCAGGGCGAGCCCTTCAAGGAACCCGAGTTCTTCAATGCGCTGATGGGTATCTGGCTGGGCAATGCGCCCGCCGACTGGAAGCTCAAGGACGCCTTGCTGGGCAAGCCGGCCTGAGCACGGATTCGCGGATGCGCGCAGGCGCAGCAACGGCGGGCAGTACGGCATCGCCACAGGCGTGCGACAAGCGGAAGGATCAAACCCGCAGCAACGCCAGCGATTCCACGTAGCCGTCCGCATCCACCCCCTGCACCGGCAGGCCGTGGTTGTAGCCATAGGTGACCAGCACCACGGGGCAGCCGGCGGCGCGAGCGGCCTGCGCGTCGTTGGATGAATCGCCCACCATCAACGTGCGGGCGGGGTCGGTCTGCAAGGCCTCACAGGTTTTCCAAAGCGGCAACGGGTCGGGCTTCTTTCTCTCGAAACTGTCGCCCCCGAAAACCTGCTCAAAATAACCGTCCAGCCCCTTGGCGCGCAGCAACGGCACCGCAAACGAGATCGGTTTGTTGGTCAGGCACGCCAGCCGCAGGCCAGCATCGCGCAGTGCCTGCAGGCCCTCCACCACGCCGGGATAAACCTGCGCGTAGTCGCCGTTGATGGCCAGGTAGTGCTGCTGGTAGCTGGGCCAGGCACGGGCGTAGAGCGCTTCTATTTCGATAGCTGCTGGCGCTTTACCAGATTGCGCTAGCACGTGATTTAACACTGAATGCAACAAATGTTCGGAACCCTTGCCCACCATCTGCTCGATGGCCGGTGCGGCAATCGCCGGCAGCGCCAGGTCGCTCAGCATGCGGTTGAGGGCCTCGGCGAAGTCGCCCAGGGTATCCACCATCGTGCCGTCGAGGTCGATGATGACGGCGGCCAGGGGAGCAAGGTTCGATTCAGAAGACTTCAAGTTCAGCATGGGCCAGCAGGGTTCACAACGATGCGCCGGATGTTACTGCGCTGCACCTGAGCGGCATGGCATGTTGCACCAACACACAGCGCGCCCGCATCTACCGGTGCCGCGACATCAACTCCAGCACGTAGCGGCTTGGAATCGCGTAGGAAATGCCCGAGGGCTGGCTCATGGCCGATTCGCGCGTGCTCTTGATCAGCACCATGTTGATGACGCCGAGCACCGTGCCACTGCGCGGATCAAACAAGGGGCCGCCACTGTTGCCCGGGTAAGCCGTGGCGTCGAGCTGGAACACCTGCAAAGGCCCGGCGCGCAGGCTGCGGATGGCACGCTCGCTGAGCTGCTGGCCTGTCGGGCTGGGCAGGGCCATGGTGGTGATGGACGAGACGGTGGCGCGGTGCGTGACGCTGGAAAATCCCAGCACCCCGCCGATGGGAAAGCCCATGAAGGCCAGCTCGTCCCCCTCGCGCACCGGCTCGGACGCCACCACGTTCAGCGCCGGTGCGGCCGGCCCGTCGATTTCCAGCAGGGCGAGATCGTGCTCGTGAACCGTCTCCAGCACCCGCGCCTGGCGCATGGCCCACGCGCTCGCCCCTGCGCGCAGTTGCACGACCAGGGCCGGCCCATCGGCACCCACATTGCCGATGGCGGCTGTAACGTGGGCGTTGGTCACCACGCGCAAGCCGTCGCCCACCACAAAGCCGGTGCCTACATAGCGAAACCGCGGCGTATCCGTGGCGCGGTAGGTGCCCACCAGCACGACGGCGGGTTTGATCCGCTCGATAGCGTCCGGCAGTTGCGCCAGGGTGCTGCTGCTCCATGCCGCGTGCAACAAAAAAACAAGTGCCCAGCGCACCCACCAACGTTTGTGGTTCATGGTTTTTCCTTGGGAAGCAGCCCGCCCAGCGCCTTGCGCAACAAGTGCGGCAGCAACAGGTGCAATGGCATGCGCAGGCGGTGGCCGTTCAGGTAGAGCAAGCCGCGCGCCAGCGGTGTCCACGCGTCCGCGGTGGAGGCGTGGTCGGGCCGCAGTGTGCGCAAATACAGGGCGTCGCGCAAGCGATGCTGCCAGGCCTGCTGGCCCACGCCCGGCGCCAGCGCTGCCATGGTACTGGCCGGCACAGGTGTTTGCGTGATGGCCTGCGCATAACGCAGCGCGTGGTGCAGCGGCCACTGCAGGCCCAGCACCGCCGCGCGCTCCAGCAGGTCCGGCCAGAAGCCGGGCACTGCGGAAAACTCGCGCAACAGGGCGTCGATGTCCACCACGCCCCGGAATCCTTGCGCAAAGTCGCTTTCGTGGAACAGGTGGGCCGCGCTGTGCAGCAACATGTCCGCCGGTGCAAGCACGCACACGCCCGGCTGACCGGGCAGCGCCTGCGCCGCCTGCAACAGACGCTGCGTGCTGGGCCGGACCCGGGCGGTGGCAGGCACCAGAGCATGGTGCACGTCCAGCACCGTGCCACGCTGCAGGTGCCGCATCGGCGGCAGCTCGTGCATCCAGGTGCGGTAGTAGTGCTGGTCGTAGGCATCATGGTTGGTCTGCACCCAGCCGGCCATCATCAACGCCGTTTCCACGTCGACCAGGCGCTCACGCGGCACCAGAATATCCACGTCCGACACCATGCGCCCCAGCGATGCCTGCAGGCCCGCCAGGGCGTAGGCGCCGCCTTTGAGCAGCACCACGGGCAGGCCCGTTGGCTGCAGGGCGCGCGCTATTTGCGCCACCTCGAAGCGCAGCTCACGCTGCTGGCGCGTGGCCAGGGCCAGCGCAGAGGCCAGATGCTGGCGCGGCGCAGGGGCCACGGCATTCCACTTGCCATGGGCCTGCACCAGGGCGGCGATACGGGCCAGCACATTGGCGCGGCGCGCCTGCCGCACCACAAGATCCCATTCAGCCAAGCTCAGCCGCTGCGGCTGCGGCGACGGGCCCAGCAGGGTCAACAGCGGCTGCATGGCGTTGTCCTGCATCAGGCAAACCTCGCTGGAGATGGTGGCTCCAGCGCATCAAACCAGGCCAGCGCCTGGTCAAGCTGGCTATAACGCAGGTCGAAGCTGTCGCAGGCATCGGCCAGCCGCACCAGGGCCTTGAAGCCTGCGCGGCCATGCACATGCTGGTTGAAGCTGTTGCGCGCGAGCTCCACCACGGTAGTGGCCTTGGCGCGCGGCTGCACCTGCAGCGCCGCGCCGCGCTCGTACCGGGGAAAAACCACCCAGGCCGGCAGGGCGCGCTCGTTGGCACGCGCCAGGTTCTCTGGCAGCACCTTGAGGTGCGCGACCGTGCCTTTTTGCGTATCGCGCGCCACCGGCCCCAGCACGCAGCCCGGATTGCGCTCACGGATCACATCGATGGAGGCATTTTTGAGGCTGATGGGTCGTGGCGACGGCACGACCAGGCCACTGACGGGTTCCAGCAGCGTCAACTCATCGGACAACAGGCGCCAGCCGTGGAGCATGAGGGCTGCGCACAGCGTGCTTTTGCCCGCACCCGGCGGGGCCGGCAACACCACGGCGCGCCCGCCCCGTTCCAGCACGGCTGCGTGCAGGCTGATCCACTGGTGGCAGTGGCTGGTCACGCACCAGTTCAGTCCCCACTCGAACAGCGCGAACGCTTCACCCAGCGCCAGCGGTGTGAACGGCTGGCGCCCGTCCAGCGCAAAAATGCACTGCGGTAGAAACCATGTGCGGCGTACCTCGACTGCCACATGGAAGTCATAGAACACCGC from Acidovorax sp. T1 includes the following:
- a CDS encoding chorismate mutase; this encodes MTQAINNVQHCTTMDDVRRHIDALDDVLVPLLVTRGGYMTQAARIKQDASQVRDEERIQAIVDRVRARTQIEGGEPDVMEAIYRSMMEAYIAHEHREFARLRPTATQEG
- a CDS encoding chalcone isomerase family protein, whose amino-acid sequence is MNFFPRCALFAGALVLATSAVAQPVTVADVKYEETSVVNGSTLQLNGAGVRYKAVFKVYTAGLYLEKKASTAQEVTGVRGPKRLSITMLREIDSAELGKLFSRGMEDNMDRAAFSKLIPGVLRMSQIFSEHKKLQAGEQFMIDWIPGTGTVITVKGKPQGEPFKEPEFFNALMGIWLGNAPADWKLKDALLGKPA
- a CDS encoding HprK-related kinase A, which translates into the protein MSTQGLLSSLSRSQLDRLLGGEGLGIVVPPFVVRVRSPISVVADGLERLYSDHPLATQDGAVFYDFHVAVEVRRTWFLPQCIFALDGRQPFTPLALGEAFALFEWGLNWCVTSHCHQWISLHAAVLERGGRAVVLPAPPGAGKSTLCAALMLHGWRLLSDELTLLEPVSGLVVPSPRPISLKNASIDVIRERNPGCVLGPVARDTQKGTVAHLKVLPENLARANERALPAWVVFPRYERGAALQVQPRAKATTVVELARNSFNQHVHGRAGFKALVRLADACDSFDLRYSQLDQALAWFDALEPPSPARFA
- a CDS encoding nucleotidyltransferase domain-containing protein is translated as MQPLLTLLGPSPQPQRLSLAEWDLVVRQARRANVLARIAALVQAHGKWNAVAPAPRQHLASALALATRQQRELRFEVAQIARALQPTGLPVVLLKGGAYALAGLQASLGRMVSDVDILVPRERLVDVETALMMAGWVQTNHDAYDQHYYRTWMHELPPMRHLQRGTVLDVHHALVPATARVRPSTQRLLQAAQALPGQPGVCVLAPADMLLHSAAHLFHESDFAQGFRGVVDIDALLREFSAVPGFWPDLLERAAVLGLQWPLHHALRYAQAITQTPVPASTMAALAPGVGQQAWQHRLRDALYLRTLRPDHASTADAWTPLARGLLYLNGHRLRMPLHLLLPHLLRKALGGLLPKEKP
- a CDS encoding substrate-binding domain-containing protein — its product is MHDATSQFSFSNFRLAIAPGVPSSHLSALLALQRAEEPEVTISFHEVTADDLIAGLREGRYDAGMTLEGSSDPSLKSQPLWTENMAVAMPLRFPLLDQAKLTIAELLDYSVFRWPAENCPLLDQRLPSLPAVSQQNIQRVSSFEMIALWVAAGYGVGVSAQSRIEHAQGWGIHTRPLSDGPYEIVTHLQRPCGQADVVSERFERRALQVAKNAPT
- a CDS encoding S1C family serine protease is translated as MNHKRWWVRWALVFLLHAAWSSSTLAQLPDAIERIKPAVVLVGTYRATDTPRFRYVGTGFVVGDGLRVVTNAHVTAAIGNVGADGPALVVQLRAGASAWAMRQARVLETVHEHDLALLEIDGPAAPALNVVASEPVREGDELAFMGFPIGGVLGFSSVTHRATVSSITTMALPSPTGQQLSERAIRSLRAGPLQVFQLDATAYPGNSGGPLFDPRSGTVLGVINMVLIKSTRESAMSQPSGISYAIPSRYVLELMSRHR
- a CDS encoding tyrosine-type recombinase/integrase, whose protein sequence is MALTALNLLSARKVETAQPRPKVYQLRDGGSLFLRVQPNGSKLWWYRYRLGGAEQVYSIGVYPKVTLEAARAERDRAKALVKKGLDPIVEKKAAIALQADTYERTFETVAREWIVSNAHWSEYYTNQVTSYLEKDVFPRIGKLPISSIRAPHLRPIIKDVAARGAKTVAILIRQWCGQIFSYAAAQGLCEYDPAALLKGLVKRPQVRHNPPLTWAEIPDFLNRVDNEGGYQTTVLALKLMALTYVRTVELRKASWEEFDLDNAMWSIPSERMKMRRPHLVPLSRQAVAALRELHALTGGGKVLFPSYRKPGQVMSATTLNQALKRMGYGGRFSSHGFRSTATTILGLLGYPEKRVDLQLAHSKKSKDSSRAPYDHTKFVESRKVIMQDWADILDSLQAGKPVEGVTKAFGPMSKRRTALLRVIERE
- the trpE gene encoding anthranilate synthase component I → MITELEFKSLAGEGYNRIPLMVQAFADLETPLSLYLKLAHSKDGGKHSFLLESVVGGERFGRYSFIGLPARTLLRASGFGADARTEVVTDGQVVETARGNPLDFIEAYQKRFKVALRPGLPRFCGGLAGYFGYDTVRYIEKKLETTCPPDALETPDILLLQCEELAVIDNLSGKLYLIVYADPAQPEAYGKAKKRLRELKDQLKYSVSAPLIKATESHPAQRSFAKADYLAAVGRAKELIAAGDFMQVQVGQRIHKRYTESPLSLYRALRSLNPSPYMYFYNFGDFHVVGASPEILVRQEQTDAGTKVTIRPLAGTRPRGATPEKDKAAEVELINDPKERAEHVMLIDLARNDIGRIAQTGTVKVTEAFVVERYSHVMHIVSNVEGLLNEGMTSMDVLKATFPAGTLTGAPKVHAMELIDQLEPVKRGVYGGACGYLSYAGDMDVAIAIRTGIIKDGTLYVQAAAGVVADSVPELEWKETEHKARALMRAAELVEEGLE
- the gph gene encoding phosphoglycolate phosphatase (PGP is an essential enzyme in the glycolate salvage pathway in higher organisms (photorespiration in plants). Phosphoglycolate results from the oxidase activity of RubisCO in the Calvin cycle when concentrations of carbon dioxide are low relative to oxygen. This enzyme is a member of the Haloacid Dehalogenase (HAD) superfamily of aspartate-nucleophile hydrolase enzymes (PF00702).), whose translation is MLNLKSSESNLAPLAAVIIDLDGTMVDTLGDFAEALNRMLSDLALPAIAAPAIEQMVGKGSEHLLHSVLNHVLAQSGKAPAAIEIEALYARAWPSYQQHYLAINGDYAQVYPGVVEGLQALRDAGLRLACLTNKPISFAVPLLRAKGLDGYFEQVFGGDSFERKKPDPLPLWKTCEALQTDPARTLMVGDSSNDAQAARAAGCPVVLVTYGYNHGLPVQGVDADGYVESLALLRV